One window of the Cryptomeria japonica chromosome 7, Sugi_1.0, whole genome shotgun sequence genome contains the following:
- the LOC131855908 gene encoding putative disease resistance protein At4g19050, with the protein MRKLEYLNLSFCKKLEDLPCQIINQVSLTVLDLQGCISLRGSTTNIGELGSLKSLTIESLLLSSLLNFPGRLCSLINMSIVNSVSETTFDAGAAASYKMLKKKDLEDCKQFSRMLISNDCCPSLETLEIWWNYHLMEIKTLPVSLKILDICNCKVLKNIRCIGSLANLKKLEISDCPEIEELPSFLYLASLKKFRISECPKVEKIEGLEHCKSLKTLKIGLKVPGIPNLEKMQRLERLELECDTISALKPCIQSMKECPSEMEIQGSVINFVKSTVNSLGFPGLTVTEMEAGSDLLKIRDSAYILYYDEKSQVVYIGVFRQNAGYCTYNYATRFTGNKAMVVTGQEGRVVEAFYQLFALLE; encoded by the exons ATGAGAAAGCTCGAGTATTTGAACCTCAGCTTTTGCAAGAAACTAGAAGATTTGCCTTGTCAAATCATAAATCAGGTGTCCCTGACAGTGTTGGATCTACAAGGTTGTATCAGTTTAAGGGGTTCAACAACAAACATTGGTGAACTGGGCAGCTTAAAGTCGCTAACAATTGAGAGTCTTTTGTTGTCAAGCTTGCTGAATTTTCCTGGAAGATTATGCTCGTTGATAAATATGTCAATAGTAAATTCTGTCAGTGAAACGACTTTTGATGCCGGGGCTGCTGCTTCatataaaatgcttaagaaaaaagaCTTAGAAGATTGCAAACAATTTTCCAGGATGTTAATTTCCAATGATTGTTGTCCCAGTCTTGAAACTCTCGAAATTTGGTGGAATTACCATTTAATGGAGATAAAGACGCTTCCAGTATCACTCAAGATTTTAGATATATGCAATTGCAAAGTGCTGAAGAACATCAGGTGTATTGGTAGTCTCGCAAACCTTAAGAAACTGGAAATATCTGACTGTCCGGAGATAGAAGAGCTTCCAAGCTTCTTATACTTGGCTTCACTGAAAAAATTCAGAATTAGTGAATGCCCAAAAGTTGAGAAAATAGAAGGTTTGGAACACTGTAAGTCATTGAAGACACTGAAAATAGGCTTGAAAGTACCAGGTATACCGAATTTGGAGAAAATGCAAAGATTGGAAAGGCTAGAGCTCGAATGCGACACCATATCAGCTCTTAAACCTTGTATTCAGTCTATGAAG GAATGTCCAAGCGAAATGGAGATACAAGGTAGCGTGATCAATTTTGTGAAGTCAACAGTAAACTCTTTGGGGTTTCCTGGTCTTACGGTCACAGAGATGGAAGCTGGGTCCGATCTCTTAAAGATTCGAGATTCCGCTTATATTTTGTATTATGATGAGAAGAGTCAAGTTGTATATATAGGTGTGTTCCGCCAAAACGCAGGCTATTGTACGTACAACTACGCCACTAGATTTACAGGCAATAAAGCAATGGTAGTGACAGGCCAAGAGGGAAGAGTTGTGGAAGCTTTTTACCAATTATTCGCACTCCTGGAATAG
- the LOC131045454 gene encoding disease resistance protein Roq1-like isoform X2: MPKHFQSMGRRENTPQKSLTSGKGHSTTFHSIPATRDEARILKNIVNCAIKAIKMVSLPVAEHPQGLDDLVEGFQSVVSKEKVQITGIVGMGGSGKTTLAKELFNRNFSSFDRCSFVFDVRDAASKYALAKKQKKLLRDLGVDHLPFDHVDEGKAVLGNRLRFHRVLIVLDDIDHVDQLNTLLPNKDNLGSQSMVIVTTRELGVLYSWGLSCIYKMPRLNRSNAEKLFCWHAFLQPSPPAGFISLVEKFLKAGNGLPLSLKVFGGQLYGSNSKANWKSQLRKLSRILPTDIKQRLQVSYDALDEEEKEMFLDVACFLIGENKSKAIAVWDGSGWSGAPGLETLVNKSLVELVSDPVYPGQSPSYADKIRMHDNLRDMGREIASRHSSYRIWFPEQIKQHSLERMLVRGIQSADAFCAFKEYRYPLMRTSKRQSKFPRLSVKLQILFVRGTEFTEEFASLSEDIVWLRWENFPHRSLPSWFTLRNLSVLELSGANELEELWESNADPPLQLRELIIFGVSKLQSLPHSVGRLKHLKKIDCYFGGDSLPEELCRLHSLELLALSSSTKLSSLPAGFGNLLSLQHLSLQCCSLLRALPDSFKQLIHLKYLNLTGCEILSSLPAGFGDLINLQTIDLESCKQLKTLPDSFKQLIHLKSLNLKYCEKIKLRLDML, translated from the exons ATGCCAAAGCATTTTCAGAGCATGGGAAGAAGGGAAAATACTCCCCAGAAAAGCTTGACGAGTGGAAAAGGGCACTCTACAACATTTCATTCCATTCCGGCTACCAG GGATGAGGCCAGAATTTTGAAGAATATTGTGAATTGTGCAATCAAAGCCATTAAAATGGTATCCTTGCCAGTAGCAGAGCATCCGCAGGGGTTAGATGATCTTGTAGAAGGATTCCAATCAGTTGTAAGTAAAGAGAAAGTGCAGATTACCGGGATCGTGGGAATGGGAGGTAGTGGTAAGACCACACTGGCCAAAGAACTATTCAACAGGAACTTTTCCTCCTTCGACAGATGCAGTTTTGTTTTCGATGTGCGAGATGCAGCATCAAAGTATGCCCTAGCTAAAAAGCAGAAAAAGCTTCTGAGGGACCTTGGTGTTGATCATTTGCCATTCGATCATGTAGATGAAGGCAAGGCCGTTCTGGGAAATCGTCTGCGCTTTCATCGGGTGCTCATAGTTTTGGATGACATTGATCACGTCGACCAGCTGAATACTCTACTGCCAAACAAAGACAATCTTGGATCCCAAAGTATGGTCATTGTCACAACAAGGGAATTGGGAGTTCTTTATTCATGGGGTCTCTCCTGCATTTATAAAATGCCAAGACTCAACAGGTCAAACGCTGAGAAGCTCTTCTGCTGGCATGCATTCTTGCAACCCTCCCCACCTGCTGGATTTATATCGCTGGTTGAAAAGTTCTTGAAGGCAGGCAACGGTTTGCCTCTTTCACTGAAGGTATTTGGGGGTCAGCTATATGGCAGTAACTCCAAAGCTAACTGGAAATCCCAATTAAGAAAGCTATCAAGAATATTGCCTACCGACATCAAACAAAGGCTACAAGTTAGCTACGATGCGCTCgatgaagaagagaaagaaatgTTCTTGGATGTAGCATGTTTTCTAATTGGAGAAAATAAAAGCAAGGCCATAGCAGTGTGGGATGGATCGGGTTGGAGTGGTGCGCCTGGTTTAGAAACACTTGTGAATAAATCTCTTGTGGAGCTGGTCTCCGATCCAGTCTACCCTGGGCAAAGCCCCTCCTACGCGgataagataaggatgcatgataatctTAGGGATATGGGAAGAGAAATTGCAAGTAGACATTCCTCATATCGTATTTGGTTTCCAGAGCAGATAAAGCAACATTCCCTG GAAAGAATGCTGGTTCGAGGTATTCAAAGTGCTGATGCTTTTTGTGCATTCAAAGAGTACAGGTATCCACTAATGAGAACGTCAAAGAGACAATCTAAGTTCCCTAGATTGTCTGTTAAATTACAAATTCTTTTTGTCAGAGGAACTGAGTTCACGGAAGAGTTTGCATCATTATCTGAAGATATTGTGTGGCTCCGCTGGGAGAATTTTCCTCATAGAAGCCTTCCATCATGGTTTACACTGAGAAATTTGAGTGTTTTAGAGCTTTCGGGTGCTAATGAGTTGGAAGAATTGTGGGAGAGCAATGCTGAT CCTCCATTGCAATTGAGAGAGCTTATTATATTTGGTGTGAGTAAATTGCAATCGCTTCCACACTCAGTGGGGCGCCTTAAGCACTTGAAAAAGATTGACTGTTACTTTGGTGGTGACAGTTTGCCAGAAGAGTTATGTAGGCTCCACTCACTGGAGCTTTTGGCTTTATCAAGCAGTACAAAGCTATCTTCACTACCTGCTGGATTTGGTAATTTACTAAGCTTGCAGCATTTATCTCTACAGTGTTGCAGTCTCTTGAGGGCGTTGCCAGATTCTTTCAAGCAGCTGATACACCTGAAATATCTAAATTTAACAGGCtgtgaaatcctatcttcattaccTGCTGGTTTCGGTGATTTAATAAACTTGCAGACTATAGATTTGGAATCTTGTAAGCAGTTGAAGACGTTGCCGGATTCATTCAAGCAGCTGATACACCTGAAATCTCTAAATTTAAAGTACTGTGAAAAGATTAAACTGAGATTGGATATGCTGTAG
- the LOC131045454 gene encoding disease resistance protein Roq1-like isoform X1, which translates to MTFYSLTVLFHFFHGKSEISFILVLLLLYFVDIIQAGYCVLFCLKISVQNVRDEARILKNIVNCAIKAIKMVSLPVAEHPQGLDDLVEGFQSVVSKEKVQITGIVGMGGSGKTTLAKELFNRNFSSFDRCSFVFDVRDAASKYALAKKQKKLLRDLGVDHLPFDHVDEGKAVLGNRLRFHRVLIVLDDIDHVDQLNTLLPNKDNLGSQSMVIVTTRELGVLYSWGLSCIYKMPRLNRSNAEKLFCWHAFLQPSPPAGFISLVEKFLKAGNGLPLSLKVFGGQLYGSNSKANWKSQLRKLSRILPTDIKQRLQVSYDALDEEEKEMFLDVACFLIGENKSKAIAVWDGSGWSGAPGLETLVNKSLVELVSDPVYPGQSPSYADKIRMHDNLRDMGREIASRHSSYRIWFPEQIKQHSLERMLVRGIQSADAFCAFKEYRYPLMRTSKRQSKFPRLSVKLQILFVRGTEFTEEFASLSEDIVWLRWENFPHRSLPSWFTLRNLSVLELSGANELEELWESNADPPLQLRELIIFGVSKLQSLPHSVGRLKHLKKIDCYFGGDSLPEELCRLHSLELLALSSSTKLSSLPAGFGNLLSLQHLSLQCCSLLRALPDSFKQLIHLKYLNLTGCEILSSLPAGFGDLINLQTIDLESCKQLKTLPDSFKQLIHLKSLNLKYCEKIKLRLDML; encoded by the exons ATGACTTTCTATTCTCTAACAGTTCTTTTTCATTTCTTCCATGGTAAATCTGAAATCTCTTTTATATTGGTTCTACTTCTATTATATTTTGTCGACATTATTCAAGCAGGATATTGTGTTCTATTTTGTTTAAAAATTTCGGTTCAAAATGTCAGGGATGAGGCCAGAATTTTGAAGAATATTGTGAATTGTGCAATCAAAGCCATTAAAATGGTATCCTTGCCAGTAGCAGAGCATCCGCAGGGGTTAGATGATCTTGTAGAAGGATTCCAATCAGTTGTAAGTAAAGAGAAAGTGCAGATTACCGGGATCGTGGGAATGGGAGGTAGTGGTAAGACCACACTGGCCAAAGAACTATTCAACAGGAACTTTTCCTCCTTCGACAGATGCAGTTTTGTTTTCGATGTGCGAGATGCAGCATCAAAGTATGCCCTAGCTAAAAAGCAGAAAAAGCTTCTGAGGGACCTTGGTGTTGATCATTTGCCATTCGATCATGTAGATGAAGGCAAGGCCGTTCTGGGAAATCGTCTGCGCTTTCATCGGGTGCTCATAGTTTTGGATGACATTGATCACGTCGACCAGCTGAATACTCTACTGCCAAACAAAGACAATCTTGGATCCCAAAGTATGGTCATTGTCACAACAAGGGAATTGGGAGTTCTTTATTCATGGGGTCTCTCCTGCATTTATAAAATGCCAAGACTCAACAGGTCAAACGCTGAGAAGCTCTTCTGCTGGCATGCATTCTTGCAACCCTCCCCACCTGCTGGATTTATATCGCTGGTTGAAAAGTTCTTGAAGGCAGGCAACGGTTTGCCTCTTTCACTGAAGGTATTTGGGGGTCAGCTATATGGCAGTAACTCCAAAGCTAACTGGAAATCCCAATTAAGAAAGCTATCAAGAATATTGCCTACCGACATCAAACAAAGGCTACAAGTTAGCTACGATGCGCTCgatgaagaagagaaagaaatgTTCTTGGATGTAGCATGTTTTCTAATTGGAGAAAATAAAAGCAAGGCCATAGCAGTGTGGGATGGATCGGGTTGGAGTGGTGCGCCTGGTTTAGAAACACTTGTGAATAAATCTCTTGTGGAGCTGGTCTCCGATCCAGTCTACCCTGGGCAAAGCCCCTCCTACGCGgataagataaggatgcatgataatctTAGGGATATGGGAAGAGAAATTGCAAGTAGACATTCCTCATATCGTATTTGGTTTCCAGAGCAGATAAAGCAACATTCCCTG GAAAGAATGCTGGTTCGAGGTATTCAAAGTGCTGATGCTTTTTGTGCATTCAAAGAGTACAGGTATCCACTAATGAGAACGTCAAAGAGACAATCTAAGTTCCCTAGATTGTCTGTTAAATTACAAATTCTTTTTGTCAGAGGAACTGAGTTCACGGAAGAGTTTGCATCATTATCTGAAGATATTGTGTGGCTCCGCTGGGAGAATTTTCCTCATAGAAGCCTTCCATCATGGTTTACACTGAGAAATTTGAGTGTTTTAGAGCTTTCGGGTGCTAATGAGTTGGAAGAATTGTGGGAGAGCAATGCTGAT CCTCCATTGCAATTGAGAGAGCTTATTATATTTGGTGTGAGTAAATTGCAATCGCTTCCACACTCAGTGGGGCGCCTTAAGCACTTGAAAAAGATTGACTGTTACTTTGGTGGTGACAGTTTGCCAGAAGAGTTATGTAGGCTCCACTCACTGGAGCTTTTGGCTTTATCAAGCAGTACAAAGCTATCTTCACTACCTGCTGGATTTGGTAATTTACTAAGCTTGCAGCATTTATCTCTACAGTGTTGCAGTCTCTTGAGGGCGTTGCCAGATTCTTTCAAGCAGCTGATACACCTGAAATATCTAAATTTAACAGGCtgtgaaatcctatcttcattaccTGCTGGTTTCGGTGATTTAATAAACTTGCAGACTATAGATTTGGAATCTTGTAAGCAGTTGAAGACGTTGCCGGATTCATTCAAGCAGCTGATACACCTGAAATCTCTAAATTTAAAGTACTGTGAAAAGATTAAACTGAGATTGGATATGCTGTAG